One Candidatus Korarchaeum sp. genomic window carries:
- a CDS encoding zinc-binding dehydrogenase — protein sequence MKAIVYAGPSKLSVEDIPVPEPKPGQVLVRLKSAGICGSDVNYIKGEFQYPKIPIIPGHEGAGVVEIAEDSSELREGDRVVINYVSSCGECEYCKIKRDNLCNNVELIGFDRDGTWAEYIIVSEKSLMKLPDNISFEEGAISGCALVTPFHAIKISRLSPGESVAIIGLGGVGINAVPIARMMGASKIIGVDIHSPKLEVARKYGADLVVNPLETDPVEVVKEETGGVDVSFEFVGSINTILQALKITKKGGRVVLVGLTRSSLTLPLPDLLFNEKAIITSIDHTREDLKELLGLMERRALNFQNSISGIVDIAQVPKIIDEMVSGRYSGLRTVIRF from the coding sequence ATGAAAGCGATCGTGTACGCAGGCCCCTCGAAATTATCTGTTGAAGATATCCCAGTGCCCGAGCCTAAACCAGGTCAAGTGTTAGTCAGATTAAAATCGGCTGGAATATGCGGTTCTGACGTTAATTACATAAAAGGAGAGTTCCAATACCCGAAAATTCCCATAATTCCTGGTCATGAGGGAGCTGGTGTAGTGGAGATCGCTGAAGATAGTAGCGAGCTCAGGGAGGGGGATAGGGTCGTGATAAATTACGTCTCCTCCTGTGGGGAGTGTGAGTACTGTAAGATCAAGAGAGATAACTTATGTAACAATGTAGAACTTATAGGATTTGATAGAGATGGTACGTGGGCTGAATACATAATAGTTTCTGAAAAAAGTTTAATGAAACTCCCAGATAATATCTCTTTTGAGGAAGGGGCCATAAGTGGATGCGCGCTAGTCACCCCTTTCCATGCTATCAAGATATCAAGACTATCGCCGGGGGAATCCGTAGCTATAATCGGTCTAGGAGGTGTGGGTATCAATGCAGTACCGATAGCGAGGATGATGGGAGCGAGCAAGATAATAGGGGTAGATATACATTCTCCTAAGCTTGAAGTAGCTAGGAAATATGGAGCGGATCTAGTTGTAAATCCGCTGGAGACGGATCCTGTTGAGGTAGTGAAGGAGGAGACGGGGGGTGTAGATGTCTCATTTGAGTTCGTAGGAAGCATAAATACTATTTTACAAGCACTTAAGATCACGAAAAAAGGAGGAAGAGTTGTTTTAGTTGGACTCACCAGGAGCTCCCTAACATTACCATTACCCGATTTACTGTTTAATGAGAAAGCAATCATCACATCTATCGATCACACTAGGGAAGATCTGAAGGAGTTACTTGGACTTATGGAGAGAAGAGCTTTGAATTTTCAGAATTCAATAAGTGGAATAGTAGATATTGCACAAGTGCCTAAGATCATCGATGAGATGGTTTCTGGGAGATATAGTGGACTCAGAACAGTTATAAGATTTTAA
- a CDS encoding energy-coupling factor transporter transmembrane protein EcfT, with translation MPILAYTPGDSIIHKLNPITKLMIIVLVWITSLVSFDMMTFLVLLSLLLIFWILGRISLGEMVTIIKLLLLIFLVFTIINGFMYFRGKTPLFYVLGYPFTVEGLLFGITLSLKVLCIVSSIPILTRTTTISDLIGSFAKMRIPYTLTFILATAINFTDMISEIYQNIKESQLLRGYSIDEMNFLKRIIKGYAPLFTPLILLVLKKASTMDLAIEARAFGASKRRTYISEPKFTIYDIVFIGIVAAVSITLLVLNIIYGKIMLILPT, from the coding sequence ATGCCCATCTTAGCATATACTCCAGGAGACTCGATCATACATAAGCTGAATCCGATAACTAAGTTAATGATAATAGTATTAGTCTGGATAACATCCCTCGTTAGCTTCGATATGATGACATTCCTCGTACTCCTATCCTTACTACTGATATTCTGGATACTAGGGAGAATTTCACTAGGGGAGATGGTAACTATAATAAAGCTTCTCCTACTCATATTTCTGGTATTCACTATAATAAATGGTTTCATGTACTTCAGAGGGAAGACCCCGTTGTTTTACGTTCTAGGGTATCCCTTCACAGTAGAGGGGCTCTTATTCGGAATAACTCTCAGCTTGAAAGTTCTATGCATAGTTTCATCGATCCCAATCTTGACTAGGACTACCACGATATCAGATCTCATAGGTTCTTTCGCTAAAATGAGGATCCCGTATACTCTAACATTCATACTAGCTACTGCTATAAACTTCACGGATATGATAAGTGAGATATATCAGAACATAAAAGAATCTCAGCTCTTAAGAGGATATTCTATCGATGAGATGAACTTCTTAAAGAGGATCATAAAGGGCTACGCTCCTCTGTTCACCCCACTAATACTTTTAGTTCTGAAGAAGGCATCCACTATGGATCTAGCTATAGAGGCTAGAGCTTTCGGGGCATCTAAAAGGAGAACGTATATAAGTGAACCAAAATTCACGATTTACGATATAGTATTTATAGGTATTGTGGCAGCAGTGTCAATAACTCTACTAGTGCTCAATATAATATATGGAAAGATAATGCTCATCCTCCCAACATGA
- a CDS encoding ATP-binding cassette domain-containing protein, whose amino-acid sequence MPKVLEISDYSFWYPDGTQALKEINLEVDEGELLTVMGRNGAGKTTLCLSIVGIIPNIFPGEIKGRINIMGKNPIEHYVYEITKDIGLVLQDPESQIFTHSVLSEVVFAAENLGLPRDEIIERANWALEIVDLKGFEKAHPRNLSGGQKQRLAIAAALVTKPKMLVLDEPTSQLDPVGTREVLATLKKLKEEEGMTILMTEHKTDEIAEISDRVVVLEGGRIVEEGEPAEVLTNIELLRKLMLKPPEIGEFYWELKGRGVPVDKLPVTLTEGEDVLRKLFEGGIIIAKDFTPNGRQRTYGDIVIEVRDVSFEYKTQPPVKALDNVSFTIREGEFVGIIGKNGSGKTTLMKCLVGLLKPDSGKILFEGEDISNFTAKERAKRIGLVLQNPDTQLFSLSVSQEIEFGLRNIGLSQEEIVRRRDEVLKLVGLEQYKNLHPFQLSFGDRKKLAVASIVAMNPKVLIMDEPTTGQDHRGRYEICDLAKMLNKRGITILMVTHDMDLVAKYTERVLVMNEGRVIFDGPTREAFKRIDILRQAGLMPPRITLLARSASNWGIRQDILSVEEFLCSLESREVGLTCPS is encoded by the coding sequence ATGCCGAAAGTACTCGAGATATCCGACTATTCTTTTTGGTATCCGGACGGTACACAGGCTTTAAAAGAAATAAACTTAGAAGTGGACGAAGGTGAGTTATTAACCGTAATGGGGAGAAATGGAGCGGGAAAGACCACTCTATGTCTTAGTATAGTTGGTATAATCCCTAACATATTCCCCGGGGAGATAAAAGGGAGAATTAATATAATGGGCAAGAATCCCATTGAGCATTATGTTTACGAGATAACTAAGGACATAGGTCTCGTACTACAGGACCCCGAGTCCCAGATATTTACTCACTCCGTTCTCTCAGAGGTAGTATTTGCTGCCGAGAACTTGGGTCTCCCTAGAGATGAGATTATAGAGAGAGCGAATTGGGCGTTGGAGATAGTTGATTTGAAGGGTTTTGAGAAAGCTCATCCTAGGAATTTATCCGGAGGCCAGAAGCAGAGGTTAGCGATAGCTGCTGCTTTAGTGACTAAACCGAAAATGCTCGTATTAGATGAACCCACATCTCAGCTAGATCCAGTGGGAACTAGAGAGGTCCTAGCTACGCTTAAAAAACTAAAGGAAGAGGAAGGGATGACTATTTTGATGACAGAGCATAAGACAGATGAAATCGCGGAAATTTCTGATAGAGTAGTAGTTCTGGAGGGAGGAAGGATAGTAGAGGAGGGAGAACCCGCTGAAGTACTGACAAATATCGAGCTACTCAGGAAATTAATGTTGAAACCGCCTGAGATAGGTGAGTTCTACTGGGAGCTTAAAGGGAGGGGTGTTCCAGTCGATAAATTACCCGTAACGTTAACAGAGGGAGAAGATGTTCTAAGGAAACTCTTTGAGGGAGGTATTATTATAGCTAAAGATTTTACTCCTAATGGGCGACAGAGGACATATGGAGATATCGTTATAGAAGTGAGAGATGTGAGTTTCGAATATAAGACGCAGCCTCCAGTTAAGGCATTAGATAACGTCTCATTCACGATAAGGGAGGGGGAGTTTGTGGGAATAATCGGCAAGAATGGTTCAGGTAAGACAACACTCATGAAGTGTCTAGTGGGTCTGCTAAAACCAGATAGCGGGAAAATATTATTTGAAGGAGAGGATATATCGAACTTCACAGCTAAGGAGAGAGCCAAGAGGATAGGACTCGTGCTACAAAACCCAGATACTCAATTATTCTCTCTATCGGTCTCTCAGGAGATAGAATTTGGACTGAGAAATATAGGGCTATCTCAAGAGGAGATAGTAAGGAGGAGAGATGAAGTATTGAAGCTAGTAGGCCTGGAACAATATAAAAACCTTCATCCTTTCCAGCTAAGCTTCGGTGACAGGAAGAAACTCGCAGTTGCATCTATAGTAGCAATGAACCCCAAAGTCCTAATCATGGATGAGCCTACGACAGGGCAGGATCATAGAGGCAGATATGAGATATGCGATTTAGCTAAGATGCTCAATAAGAGGGGGATAACAATCCTCATGGTAACTCATGATATGGATCTCGTCGCGAAGTATACTGAGAGAGTATTAGTGATGAACGAGGGACGGGTGATATTCGACGGCCCTACGAGAGAGGCTTTTAAGCGTATAGATATCCTGAGGCAAGCTGGTCTAATGCCACCGAGGATAACTTTACTAGCGCGATCAGCTTCAAATTGGGGAATTAGACAGGATATCCTCTCAGTAGAGGAATTTTTGTGCTCTTTAGAGAGTAGGGAGGTTGGTTTAACATGCCCATCTTAG
- a CDS encoding DNA-binding protein, which produces MSAEAFAIADTCFLIDWASWRQRDLLFKLFKTVFVPESVIREIRSERTVEWIASSLASGSLSLFTETPDILSLARDLVERSKLFPIRGIDLPEAICLAAGKMRNYTVITENRGALMAADILEELSGVRVWRSLELITEGLRRELIRGDPLKVFEEYERDTGHRFPRRDLEVMLRELRGED; this is translated from the coding sequence ATGTCTGCTGAGGCCTTCGCTATAGCCGATACTTGCTTTCTAATAGATTGGGCATCTTGGAGGCAGAGGGACCTCTTATTCAAGCTCTTCAAGACAGTTTTCGTCCCAGAATCTGTCATCAGGGAGATAAGGAGCGAGAGGACAGTTGAGTGGATCGCGAGTTCTCTAGCGTCCGGATCATTATCTCTCTTCACTGAGACCCCCGATATACTCTCTCTCGCTAGGGACTTAGTCGAGAGATCTAAGCTGTTCCCGATAAGGGGGATAGATCTCCCCGAGGCCATATGCTTAGCTGCCGGTAAGATGAGGAATTATACCGTGATAACTGAGAACAGGGGCGCACTGATGGCAGCCGATATCCTAGAGGAACTCTCGGGCGTGAGGGTCTGGAGGTCCCTCGAGTTAATAACTGAGGGGTTGAGGAGGGAGCTGATAAGAGGGGATCCCCTCAAGGTGTTCGAGGAATATGAGAGGGACACTGGGCACAGGTTCCCTAGGAGGGATCTGGAGGTGATGCTCCGTGAACTTAGAGGAGAAGATTGA
- a CDS encoding serpin family protein, translated as MGALVLYERKPGFVVASPLDSYTDFSIDLASRIGLGERNTAISPYSVYIALLMLTEGAGGDTKDELMRAMKISSLDGARNWFNSSIERFTSVERGARAEVADSVWVKEGFPVSEKYLEVVRKYYLAEVLSFSDPADAVPRINRWISNRTNGLIDKVVDGLDPRTVIVLANTVYFEANWTTPFERVEKGDFHSPDGIETADYLRGRVKANYLDSGDYVALALSYSGTDVKFVVLMPKGDLKGFLSGMGREKLLKIFEKLFNSSESDIDLSLPKFDIDSGPLDLESVLVSMGIKKAFIPGEADLSPMVEGSEELCVDKVLHRARVKVDLYGTEAAAATSVIIRLTAVPYQEISVKIDRPFAFFLVDPENKAIIFAGSFVHP; from the coding sequence ATGGGTGCACTAGTGCTATATGAGAGGAAGCCCGGCTTCGTTGTGGCGAGTCCCCTAGATTCTTACACGGATTTCTCAATAGATCTCGCCTCCAGGATAGGGCTAGGGGAGAGGAACACAGCTATCTCCCCATATAGCGTCTACATCGCCCTTCTCATGCTGACAGAAGGTGCTGGAGGCGATACTAAGGACGAGCTCATGAGAGCGATGAAGATCTCCTCCCTGGATGGAGCTAGAAATTGGTTCAACTCGAGCATCGAGAGGTTCACGAGTGTCGAGAGGGGGGCGAGGGCTGAGGTAGCTGACAGCGTATGGGTGAAGGAGGGATTCCCGGTCAGTGAGAAATATCTGGAGGTCGTCAGAAAATACTACTTAGCTGAAGTGCTCAGCTTCAGCGATCCAGCTGATGCCGTGCCCAGGATAAATAGGTGGATCTCCAATAGAACTAACGGGTTGATAGATAAGGTAGTCGATGGGCTAGATCCCAGAACCGTGATAGTGCTAGCGAATACGGTCTACTTCGAGGCGAACTGGACGACTCCGTTCGAGAGAGTTGAGAAGGGGGATTTCCACTCCCCTGACGGCATTGAGACAGCTGACTATCTCAGGGGCCGAGTTAAGGCCAATTACTTAGATTCTGGGGATTACGTAGCTCTGGCCCTCAGTTATAGTGGTACTGATGTCAAGTTCGTCGTCCTCATGCCTAAGGGCGATCTGAAGGGATTCTTGAGTGGCATGGGAAGGGAGAAGCTGCTGAAGATATTCGAGAAGCTCTTCAACTCGTCTGAGAGTGATATAGATCTATCATTACCGAAGTTCGATATAGATAGCGGCCCCCTCGACCTCGAAAGCGTGCTGGTATCGATGGGCATAAAGAAGGCATTCATCCCAGGGGAGGCTGATTTAAGCCCCATGGTGGAGGGGAGCGAGGAGCTGTGCGTCGATAAAGTGCTGCACAGGGCTAGGGTGAAGGTGGATCTCTACGGGACCGAGGCTGCGGCTGCGACATCCGTAATAATAAGATTGACAGCAGTACCTTACCAGGAGATCTCAGTGAAGATAGACAGGCCCTTCGCTTTCTTCCTAGTCGATCCAGAAAATAAGGCGATAATCTTCGCTGGGAGCTTCGTCCATCCTTAA
- a CDS encoding bile acid:sodium symporter, producing the protein MEPKRSVVSLSNHVRKYLIVYTILSTLLALPIGYYFKEAIALNKALISNLVIFLAILTIYPSMIQLKTEGLLKSARQFKQIVLSILYVFVISPLLAFLIAPSLGDPHIGVGYVAANVVPASSASLGYVLIAGGSIELATVLAILSLLIGIPAIPILISLYSSRVSVQVPMDPILMSLIEVLILPLIAGQLTRYMIARSRGLPYVEKTIRPHLSLATMLSMLALVFVLVLNQAMRIIANPATAISIILYQSLVIAALLLVSLLISKLLRISYEDHQAISLISITKNQSVAAAIAVSALGPQSALAPALIPMIQPVLAIAYLHAEGWVKRYLSR; encoded by the coding sequence ATGGAACCCAAGAGGAGTGTAGTGAGCTTATCGAACCACGTCAGGAAGTACCTCATAGTATATACGATACTCTCCACTCTGCTCGCTCTACCGATCGGATATTACTTCAAGGAGGCCATAGCCCTAAACAAGGCTCTGATCTCGAATCTCGTGATATTCCTAGCGATATTGACGATCTATCCATCTATGATACAGCTCAAGACCGAAGGACTCCTTAAAAGTGCTAGACAATTTAAGCAGATAGTGCTCTCGATTCTCTATGTCTTCGTAATCTCTCCACTCCTAGCGTTCCTCATAGCCCCGAGCCTGGGAGATCCTCATATAGGAGTGGGTTATGTCGCAGCTAACGTGGTCCCGGCATCGAGCGCTTCCCTCGGTTACGTGCTCATAGCAGGAGGAAGCATTGAGCTAGCTACAGTCCTGGCAATCTTAAGCCTTTTGATAGGGATACCAGCAATTCCGATCCTTATAAGTTTATATAGCAGCAGAGTATCCGTTCAAGTCCCAATGGACCCCATTTTGATGTCCTTAATAGAGGTCCTCATTCTCCCACTGATCGCGGGTCAGCTGACTAGGTATATGATCGCGAGGAGCAGAGGCCTGCCCTACGTTGAGAAGACGATCAGGCCCCACCTTTCCTTGGCAACGATGCTATCGATGCTAGCCCTCGTCTTCGTGCTCGTACTCAATCAAGCGATGAGGATAATCGCGAATCCAGCCACAGCTATATCTATAATCCTCTACCAATCGCTAGTCATAGCGGCTCTGCTGCTGGTATCCTTGCTCATCAGCAAGCTCCTCAGAATATCTTACGAGGATCACCAAGCTATATCTCTCATATCGATAACCAAGAACCAGAGCGTCGCGGCTGCGATTGCTGTATCAGCTCTAGGCCCTCAATCAGCCCTAGCGCCTGCCCTAATACCGATGATCCAACCTGTCCTAGCGATAGCATATCTCCATGCGGAGGGCTGGGTCAAAAGGTATCTGAGCCGGTGA
- a CDS encoding DUF6092 family protein — translation MLTDSSRKLIEDPHFKLLSFLISSAKGCVDEPELYGSLRLIDAASRLIDIMEEEGLANEDLLKLRDLIREKMDLIMYDEAGFIEFLDEASLELAKIVKRADRQ, via the coding sequence ATGTTGACGGATTCCAGTAGGAAATTGATTGAGGATCCGCACTTCAAACTCCTCTCCTTCCTGATAAGTAGCGCTAAAGGATGCGTAGATGAGCCGGAGCTCTACGGATCCTTGAGGCTCATAGATGCAGCTTCCAGGCTCATAGACATAATGGAAGAGGAGGGGCTAGCTAATGAGGATCTTCTGAAGCTCAGGGATCTGATAAGAGAGAAAATGGACCTTATTATGTACGATGAAGCTGGCTTCATAGAATTCCTAGATGAAGCGTCTCTAGAACTAGCTAAGATCGTCAAGAGGGCTGATAGGCAGTAG
- a CDS encoding nitroreductase family protein, whose product MELPDRAATVFEVIKGRRSIRDFDIKEIPDEHLRIILEAGIWAPSGSNMQPWEFILIKDRELLERVKLFSPGLFGRPAAVVIICINRKISERAGKLSELMPVMDISMAAQNMMLMAYALGIGSCPVVSFNKAALRELLNIPPHIEPMLMVTLGYPKEMPKPPKRRPLEEVVHVDGFQ is encoded by the coding sequence ATGGAGTTGCCTGATAGGGCTGCGACAGTTTTCGAGGTTATCAAGGGTAGGAGGAGCATCAGAGACTTCGATATTAAGGAGATACCAGATGAGCATTTGAGGATCATATTAGAAGCTGGGATTTGGGCTCCGAGTGGAAGTAATATGCAACCCTGGGAGTTCATCCTGATTAAGGATAGGGAGTTATTGGAGAGGGTAAAGCTCTTCTCCCCCGGGCTCTTCGGCAGGCCCGCGGCTGTAGTAATTATATGCATAAACAGGAAGATATCCGAGAGAGCTGGAAAGCTTTCGGAACTCATGCCAGTTATGGATATCTCTATGGCAGCTCAGAATATGATGTTAATGGCCTATGCTTTGGGGATAGGCTCATGCCCAGTAGTATCCTTCAATAAAGCTGCTCTGAGGGAGCTACTCAACATCCCCCCTCATATAGAGCCGATGCTAATGGTAACGCTCGGCTATCCCAAGGAGATGCCGAAACCCCCTAAGAGGAGGCCCCTGGAGGAGGTGGTGCATGTTGACGGATTCCAGTAG
- a CDS encoding aminopeptidase yields MCPMGLDLELAVAALKLVRDIMKVREGEEVVITVDTGSDWRVAEATAQAAAQLNAKPIVAWYMSPPGVGKAADPHIPLKALKALLSESDVWIEFNKSWLLYSTPYESAMSTGKVRYICLVGMDTDMATRTIGRVKVPLLYEFQRRLARITERSRHMRIKTPAGTDVEFENDRERPVLVEGEVEGPGEYMLFGQVDWAPVEDSINGSIVFDGSVWPPSELGLLRNPIKLHVRDGAIVKVEGGSEARVFEAWLKSFRDPNMLRIAHLSYGCNPGAKLTGNILEDERVWGAVEWGIGYQSPTFKGKLGRASSHTDGICLSPTVIGDGEKIIEDGEFVHPELVDLAKELRYG; encoded by the coding sequence ATGTGCCCCATGGGCTTGGATCTAGAGCTAGCTGTAGCAGCTCTGAAGCTCGTTAGGGACATTATGAAAGTGAGGGAGGGGGAGGAGGTAGTCATAACTGTCGATACTGGCAGTGACTGGAGGGTCGCCGAAGCTACCGCTCAAGCAGCCGCCCAACTGAACGCGAAGCCCATAGTAGCGTGGTACATGTCCCCTCCAGGTGTGGGGAAGGCAGCAGATCCTCACATACCCCTGAAAGCCTTGAAGGCCCTTTTGAGTGAGTCGGATGTCTGGATCGAGTTCAATAAATCCTGGTTGCTCTATTCGACACCTTATGAGAGTGCGATGAGCACCGGTAAGGTTCGTTACATCTGCCTCGTTGGGATGGATACTGATATGGCCACTAGGACTATAGGGAGGGTGAAAGTCCCGCTCCTCTACGAGTTCCAGAGGAGGTTAGCCAGGATAACGGAGAGATCGAGGCACATGAGGATAAAAACACCAGCTGGAACTGATGTAGAATTTGAGAATGATAGGGAGAGGCCCGTGCTCGTGGAAGGGGAGGTAGAAGGGCCCGGGGAGTACATGCTCTTCGGTCAGGTTGATTGGGCCCCAGTAGAGGATAGCATAAATGGATCCATAGTATTCGATGGATCCGTATGGCCCCCATCCGAGCTAGGACTCCTCAGGAATCCCATAAAGCTGCACGTTAGGGATGGGGCTATAGTCAAAGTGGAGGGGGGTAGCGAGGCCAGGGTCTTCGAAGCTTGGCTCAAGTCTTTCAGAGATCCGAATATGCTCAGGATAGCTCACTTATCCTACGGTTGCAATCCCGGAGCTAAGCTCACTGGGAACATATTGGAGGATGAGAGGGTTTGGGGTGCCGTGGAGTGGGGGATAGGATACCAGTCCCCTACGTTCAAGGGTAAGCTCGGCCGGGCTTCATCCCACACAGATGGGATATGCCTCTCTCCGACAGTGATAGGGGATGGGGAGAAGATAATAGAGGATGGGGAGTTCGTACACCCCGAGCTAGTAGATCTCGCGAAGGAGTTGAGATATGGCTGA
- a CDS encoding aspartate/glutamate racemase family protein: MRILVINPVGHDKWDRFDEEICRSFSSPETEVKVISLPKGPASIETPEAHAEVIPLVLDVARRNHEGFDAIIVNCFLDPGVDFLKGILSKPVVGPCEASLSLATVVGNRISIITVGGEDGDWMIEERVRQLGMSDKVKSVRGIPVGVLDIDKDRAAVKGLLIKEAERARKEERVDVIILGCTGLAGLAADVQRETGIFTIDPTGAAIKVAEALIKLGITGVPYRR, translated from the coding sequence ATGAGGATACTCGTCATAAACCCAGTCGGCCATGATAAATGGGATAGATTCGATGAGGAGATTTGCAGGAGCTTCTCCTCCCCGGAGACCGAAGTTAAAGTCATCTCGCTCCCGAAGGGCCCCGCTAGTATCGAGACGCCTGAAGCCCATGCAGAAGTGATACCCCTCGTCCTCGATGTAGCGAGGAGGAATCATGAGGGTTTCGATGCGATAATCGTCAACTGCTTCTTGGATCCGGGTGTCGATTTCCTCAAGGGGATCCTGAGCAAACCGGTCGTAGGGCCTTGCGAAGCCTCCCTCTCCCTAGCTACTGTAGTTGGGAATAGGATCTCGATAATCACAGTCGGAGGGGAGGATGGGGATTGGATGATAGAGGAGAGAGTCAGGCAGCTCGGCATGAGCGATAAGGTGAAGTCCGTTAGGGGGATACCAGTGGGGGTCCTCGATATAGATAAGGATAGGGCTGCAGTGAAGGGGCTCCTCATCAAGGAGGCTGAGAGAGCGAGGAAGGAGGAGAGAGTGGATGTGATAATCCTGGGATGCACGGGATTAGCTGGGCTAGCTGCTGATGTTCAGAGGGAGACTGGAATCTTCACTATAGATCCTACGGGAGCCGCTATAAAAGTGGCTGAAGCTTTAATTAAGCTGGGGATAACTGGCGTCCCATACAGGAGGTGA